A region of the bacterium genome:
TGAGAACTTTCGCCAAGCTGGATTAGTCACTTTTGGTAAGCCTCGTAAGCCTTAACAATCTTCTGGACCAGCGAGTGCCTCACCACATCAGCCTCAGTAAAGTAGATGAAAGATATCCCCTTGATGCCTTTCAAGATATATTGAATCTGCACCAGCCCGGAGGTGCATCCGTTAGGTAAATCAATCTGGGTAATATCTCCGGTAATAACGGCCTTGGAGTCGAACCCGAGCCGGGTTAAGAACATCTTTATTTGCTCGGGCGTAGTATTTTGGGCCTCATCCAGGATAATAAAGGCATCGTTTAAGGTTCTTCCCCGCATAAAGGCCAGCGGGGCAACTTCAATCACGCCGGTCTCAATAAGTCTTTGCGCCCTTTCCAGGCTCATCATATCATAAAGGGCATCATATAATGGACGAAGATAAGGGTTGACCTTTTCCATCAGATCACCGGGCAAAAAACCTAACTTCTCCCCGGCTTCAACCGCCGGCCGGGTAAGGATAATCCGATCAACCTCTTTTTTGAGCAAGCCCTGAATAGCCATAGCCATAGCCAAATAGGTCTTGCCTGTTCCGGCCGGGCCAATGCCAATGGTAATATCATCCCTCTCAATAGCTTCTACGTAAGACTTTTGTCCCAGGGTTCTTGGCCTGATCAATCGTCCCCGATACGAGACAGTAATGGCTTCCGAAAAGATCCGGGCCAGATCGATATTTTTATCTTCCCTGATCATCCTGAGGGCGTATCTTACCTCGGCGCCGGAAAGGATATGCCC
Encoded here:
- a CDS encoding PhoH family protein, which produces MDERIILASEEEVRNLFGRHDENLRLIREATPAKIVARGNEIIIKADSAGPEEIDLARRLFDQLLSILRSGHILSGAEVRYALRMIREDKNIDLARIFSEAITVSYRGRLIRPRTLGQKSYVEAIERDDITIGIGPAGTGKTYLAMAMAIQGLLKKEVDRIILTRPAVEAGEKLGFLPGDLMEKVNPYLRPLYDALYDMMSLERAQRLIETGVIEVAPLAFMRGRTLNDAFIILDEAQNTTPEQIKMFLTRLGFDSKAVITGDITQIDLPNGCTSGLVQIQYILKGIKGISFIYFTEADVVRHSLVQKIVKAYEAYQK